A single genomic interval of Mustela nigripes isolate SB6536 chromosome 7, MUSNIG.SB6536, whole genome shotgun sequence harbors:
- the SERTAD2 gene encoding SERTA domain-containing protein 2: MLGKGEKRKFDEHEDGLEGKIVSPSDGPSKVSYTLQRQTIFNISLMKLYNHRPLTEPSLQKTVLINNMLRRIQEELKQEGSLRPVLAAAASPPPDSLSASYREAPAVLSAPAPPPPALASDLGSTTPLEACLTPASLLEDDDDAPFCTSPAAPPAAPARLPAPAPPPEKDSFSSALDEIEELCPTSTSPGAAAAAPDTSRGGSGAPSVPRPDDPKLMDSLPGNFEITTSTGFLTDLTLDDILFADIDTSMYDFDPCTSAAGTASKMAPVSADDLLKTLAPYSSQPVAPSQPFKMDLTELDHIMEVLVGS; the protein is encoded by the coding sequence ATGTTGGGTAAAGGAGAAAAACGGAAGTTTGATGAGCATGAAGATGGGCTGGAAGGCAAAATCGTGTCTCCCTCCGATGGTCCATCCAAGGTGTCTTACACCTTACAGCGCCAGACTATCTTCAACATTTCCCTTATGAAACTCTATAACCACAGGCCCCTCACCGAGCCCAGCTTGCAAAAGACCGTTCTGATCAACAACATGTTGCGGCGGATCCAGGAGGAGCTCAAACAGGAAGGCAGCCTGAGGCCGGTGTTGGCCGCCGCTGCCTCACCCCCGCCCGACTCGCTGAGCGCCAGCTACCGGGAGGCGCCGGCCGTGCTCAGCGCCCCCGCGCCGCCTCCGCCCGCGCTGGCCAGCGACCTCGGAAGCACTACGCCCCTGGAGGCCTGCCTCACGCCTGCCTCGCTGCTCGAGGACGACGACGATGCCCCGTTTTGCACTTCCCCGGCCGCGCCGCCCGCGGCTCCCGCCAGACTCCCGGCCCCAGCGCCCCCGCCGGAGAAGGACAGCTTCTCCTCCGCCCTGGACGAGATCGAGGAGCTCTGTCCCACATCTACCTCCCCAGGGGCCGCCGCGGCTGCGCCCGACACCTCCCGAGGGGGCTCTGGTGCGCCGAGCGTCCCGAGGCCCGACGACCCCAAGCTGATGGACTCTCTGCCCGGGAACTTTGAAATCACGACGTCCACGGGCTTTCTGACAGACTTGACCTTGGACGACATCCTGTTTGCAGACATCGACACGTCCATGTATGACTTCGACCCCTGCACGTCCGCGGCAGGGacagcctccaagatggccccGGTGTCGGCCGACGATCTCCTCAAGACTCTGGCCCCGTACAGCAGCCAGCCGGTGGCCCCGAGTCAGCCTTTCAAAATGGACCTCACGGAGCTGGACCACATCATGGAGGTGCTGGTCGGCTCCTAA